One window from the genome of Eucalyptus grandis isolate ANBG69807.140 chromosome 7, ASM1654582v1, whole genome shotgun sequence encodes:
- the LOC104454173 gene encoding CDP-diacylglycerol--glycerol-3-phosphate 3-phosphatidyltransferase 2 has product MPSVNLRFSASLRGPHPHKLIRFLASGATASAIPSARGRSSPLTKPSANARPSPAAAALPRAWVAAPLNGRYGSLRGRTSNGVGPYLVRRAGGGCKCVSSSSSSGLEGGKSEGLLRDDDGKSSSQSESGNHRPPAPPVQNQEEKADQLLTLPTILTLARVAAVPLLVSTFYVDTRWGTTATTGIFIAAAITDWLDGYLARKMGSGSAFGAFLDPVADKLMVAAILILLCSRPLEISVFGQLPWLITAPAIAIIGREITMSAVREWAASQDSKLLEAVAVNKLGKWKTAAQMTALTILLATRDSSLRGAESLVASGVVLLYTSAGLALWSLVVYMKKIWKVLLK; this is encoded by the exons ATGCCGAGCGTCAACCTGAGATTCTCGGCCTCCCTTCGCGGCCCCCACCCGCACAAATTGATCCGATTCCTCGCGAGCGGCGCTACCGCCTCCGCGATTCCGTCTGCTCGGGGCCGTTCGTCGCCCCTCACGAAACCTAGCGCGAACGCGCGGCcatcgccggcggcggcggcactGCCGCGCGCGTGGGTCGCGGCGCCGTTGAACGGTCGCTACGGAAGCCTTCGCGGAAGGACCTCGAATGGCGTCGGACCGTACCTTGTccggcgggcgggcggcggctGTAAGTGCGTCTCTAGTTCCAGCTCGTCCGGCCTCGAGGGCGGCAAAAGTGAGGGCTTGTTGCGTGATGATGATGGAAAGAGCAGCTCGCAATCGGAAAGCGGGAATCATCGGCCGCCAGCGCCGCCGGTGCAGAATCAGGAAGAAAAGGCTGATCAGCTGTTGACGTTGCCGACGATTTTAACGCTTGCTCGTGTCGCCGCCGTGCCCCTTCTTGTTAGTA CCTTTTATGTGGATACAAGGTGGGGTACTACAGCTACAACAGGCATTTTCATTGCAGCAGCAATTACGGATTGGCTCGATGGATACCTTGCTCGTAAG ATGGGTTCAGGCTCTGCATTTGGTGCTTTTCTAGACCCTGTAGCTGATAAG CTTATGGTCGCAGCCATATTGATCCTGCTGTGTAGCAGACCTTTGGAAATTTCTGTGTTTGGACAGCTGCCGTGGCTAATCACTGCTCCTGCTATTGCTATCATAGGTAGAGAG ATAACTATGTCTGCTGTGAGAGAATGGGCTGCCTCTCAAGATAGTAAGCTTTTAGAG GCTGTTGCTGTAAATAAATTGGGGAAGTGGAAAACTGCTGCTCAGATGACAGCACTTACCATTTTACTGGCTACTCGAGACAGCAG TCTCAGAGGAGCTGAATCTTTAGTGGCTTCTGGAGTTGTGTTGCTCTACACCTCAGCAGGGCTAGCATTATGGTCTCTGGTAGTGTATatgaagaagatatggaaagTGTTACTCAAATAG
- the LOC104454170 gene encoding probable protein phosphatase 2C 38 yields the protein MVTGSLMRIVSPCWKPSVEGDDSGKSGDASGRVDGLLWYKDSGHLVNGEFSMAVIQANTLLEDQSQVESGPMSSLESGPQGTFVGVYDGHGGPEASRFVNDRLFDYVKKYTSENQGMSADVIKKAFLATEEEFLSMVKKQWPIKPQIASVGSCCLVGIVCGGQLYIANAGDSRVVLGRMEKTVKEVKAIQLSYEHNASFESVREELRLLHPDDPQIVVLKHNVWRVKGVIQVSRSIGDAYLKKAEFNKEPLLAKFRLPEPFHRPILKAEPSVLVQQIYPEDQFLIFASDGLWEHLSNQEAVDIVQNCPRNGVARKLVKTALREAAKKREMRYSDLKKIDRGVRRHFHDDITVVVLFLDSHLIRRSSWRGPLLSLRGGSSPPANGKT from the exons ATGGTAACCGGATCATTGATGAGAATTGTATCGCCTTGTTGGAAACCTTCGGTCGAGGGTGATGACTCAGGAAAAAGCGGAGATGCGAGCGGCCGTGTCGATGGCTTGTTATGGTATAAAGATTCAGGGCACCTTGTAAATGGTGAATTTTCAATGGCGGTAATTCAAGCAAATACTCTACTAGAAGACCAGAGTCAAGTTGAATCAGGGCCGATGAGCTCCCTTGAATCTGGTCCTCAAGGAACATTTGTTGGAGTCTACGATGGCCATGGAGGCCCTGAAGCTTCCCGGTTTGTCAATGACCGGCTTTTCGACTATGTTAAAA AATACACGTCAGAGAACCAGGGAATGTCTGCTGATGTTATCAAGAAAGCTTTTTTAGCCACGGAGGAGGAATTTCTCTCGATGGTAAAGAAGCAATGGCCGATTAAGCCACAGATTGCATCAGTTGGCTCATGTTGTTTGGTGGGCATCGTTTGCGGTGGCCAGCTATACATTGCAAATGCTGGAGACTCAAGGGTCGTGTTAGGACGAATGGAAAAGACTGTCAAGGAGGTCAAAGCAATTCAACTGTCATACGAGCATAATGCCAGTTTTGAATCTGTGAGAGAGGAATTGCGTCTATTGCATCCCGATGATCCACAGATTGTGGTTTTAAAGCACAACGTTTGGCGTGTGAAGGGTGTGATTCAG gtttcaAGATCCATCGGTGATGCTTATTTGAAGAAGGCAGAGTTCAATAAGGAACCTCTCTTGGCAAAATTTAGGCTTCCGGAACCATTTCACCGACCGATCCTCAAAGCTGAGCCTTCTGTTCTAGTTCAACAGATTTACCCTGAAGACCAGTTTCTTATATTTGCATCGGATGGCTTATGGGAGCATCTTAGCAATCAGGAGGCAGTTGACATTGTCCAAAACTGTCCACGAAAT GGTGTTGCGAGGAAGCTTGTCAAAACCGCACTCCGTGAAGCGGCAAAGAAGAGGGAGATGCGTTACTCCGACTTGAAGAAGATAGATCGCGGGGTGAGGAGACATTTTCATGATGATATCACTGTCGTAGTTTTGTTTCTGGATTCGCATTTGATCCGTCGCAGCTCCTGGCGGGGGCCTCTGCTCTCGCTCCGAGGAGGCAGCAGTCCCCCTGCAAATGGGAAGACCTAG
- the LOC104454169 gene encoding deaminated glutathione amidase, chloroplastic/cytosolic, producing the protein MVAACESGPKQTMPLGLSFHPAPTLLLRPITSSTHLAISSPQPRSWSSISRAAAAAAADSTMAAGSVRVAAAQMTSINDLAANFATCSRLVQEAASAGAKLLCFPESFSFIGANDGDSVKIAEPLDGPIMQQYQSLARESKIWLSLGGFQEKGSEEAHICNTHVVIDDAGNIRSTYRKIHLFDVDVPGGRSYKESSFTEPGKDIVALDSPVGRLGLTVCYDLRFPELYQQLRFQHEAQVLLVPAAFTKITGQAHWEILLRARAIETQCYVIAAAQAGKHNDKRESYGDTLIIDPWGTVVGRLPDRVSTGIAVADIDLSLVDSVRTKMPIAKHRMPFDFWRPASL; encoded by the exons ATGGTGGCAGCTTGCGAGTCTGGTCCGAAACAAACGATGCCACTTGGTCTCTCCTTCCATCCCGCGCCCACCCTTCTACTCCGACCAATTACATCGTCCACCCACCTCGCCATCTCCTCTCCCCAACCGCGGTCCTGGTCCTCGATCTcacgcgccgccgccgccgccgccgccgactcAACCATGGCCGCCGGCTCAGTCCGAGTCGCCGCCGCCCAGATGACCTCCATCAACGACCTCGCTGCCAATTTCGCCACCTGCTCTCGCCTCGTCCAG GAAGCAGCTTCTGCAGGGGCTAAATTGCTTTGCTTTCCGGAAAGCTTCTCCTTCATTGGCGCCAACGATGGGGACAGTGTTAAGATTGCGGAACCGTTGGATGGACCGATCATGCAGCAATACCAATCTCTTGCAAG GGAGTCGAAGATCTGGCTGTCACTTGGAGGATTCCAAGAAAAGGGATCAGAGGAGGCACATATCTGCAACACACATGTTGTGATCGATGATGCTGGTAATATTAGGAGCACTTATCGGAAGATACACTT GTTTGACGTGGATGTTCCGGGCGGAAGGTCATACAAAGAGAGCAGCTTCACAGAACCAG GAAAAGATATAGTAGCTCTAGACAGCCCCGTCGGACGTCTGGGGCTGACAGTTTGCTATGATTTGAGATTTCCAGAGCTTTACCAACAGCTAAGGTTCCAACATGAAGCACAG GTTCTTTTGGTGCCTGCAGCTTTCACAAAGATAACGGGTCAGGCACACTGGGAAATTCTGCTTCGTGCTCGTGCAATAGAGACTCAATGCTAT GTAATCGCTGCTGCACAAGCTGGAAAGCATAACGACAAGAGAGAGAGCTATGGCGACACACTAATCATTGATCCGTGGGGCACCGTAGTTGGTCGTCTACCTG ATCGTGTGTCAACAGGGATTGCAGTAGCTGATATTGACCTTTCATTAGTCGATTCAGTGAGAACAAAGATGCCAATAGCCAAG CATCGGATGCCGTTCGACTTCTGGAGACCTGCGTCCTTGTGA